One Aphidius gifuensis isolate YNYX2018 linkage group LG5, ASM1490517v1, whole genome shotgun sequence genomic region harbors:
- the LOC122857670 gene encoding RNA exonuclease 4 isoform X1, with product MLSKMMLPDEAAIYKSTLYSEKLKNTEKSLSTAMKDTKINTDDCCNKKITKGGSNNWQKFKHIATAAKDDSTTTTTTSGQKSASKRQLTNSNNSTINNKRKACNPKNTNQETTMKTNVNMDLENQEITKQIAIDCEMVGVGDGTESIVARVSLVNRHGACIYDKYVKPREKVTDYRTLVSGIRPEDIRNGEDFNVVQKEVAEILKGRILVGHALKHDLTVLFLSHPRRQLRDTSRYSLFRKVSKGNTPSLKKLATELLGIDIQTGEHNSVEDARTAMHLYVLYKNRWESDIHK from the exons ATGCTATCAAAAATGATGCTACCAGATGAGGCAGCTATTTATAAAAGTACTCTTtattctgaaaaattaaaaaacacagAGAAATCATTATCAACAGCAATGAAagatactaaaataaatactgatgattgttgtaataaaaaaataacaaaaggtGGATCAAATAATTggcaaaaatttaaacatattgCAACAGCAGCTAAAGAtgattcaacaacaacaacaacaacatcaggACAAAAATCAGCATCAAAACGGCAATTAACAAATTCAAacaattcaacaataaataataaaagaaaagcaTGTAATCCAAAAAATACA AATCAAGaaacaacaatgaaaacaAATGTAAACATGGATTTAGAAAATcaagaaataacaaaacaaatagCTATTGATTGTGAAATGGTTGGAGTTGGTGATGGTACTGAAAGTATTGTTGCACGTGTATCACTTGTTAATCGTCATGGTGCttgtatatatgataaatatgtTAAACCACGTGAAAAAGTAACAGATTATCGTACACTTGTTAGTGGTATTAGACCAGAAGATATACGTAATGGTGAAGATTTTAATGTTGTACAAAAAGAAGTTGCTGAAATATTAAAAGGACGTATACTTGTTGGTCATGCACTTAAACATGATTtaactgtattatttttatcacatcCAAGAAGACAATTACGTGATACATCACGTTATAGTTTATTTAGAAAAGTATCAAAAGGTAATACAcctagtttaaaaaaattagcaactGAATTACTTGGTATTGATATACAAACTGGTGAACATAATTCAGTTGAAGATGCAAGAACAGCAATGCatttatatgttttatataaaaatagatggGAAAGTGATATACATAAATGA
- the LOC122857641 gene encoding probable pre-mRNA-splicing factor ATP-dependent RNA helicase mog-4: protein MSSYRKREPSNDDDDSNSDEDRRLKDIKERDEFANRLRSKDDSKVRKITTTTSGSSNAAEAAKRIKLMETENRDKMMPKLRIESRRQYLEKRKEDKVAELEADIRDDEALWDDDVLTQKEKSDREHKKKILQIAVEHGKAGELEKIQRYHMPHENKKNEQEKDSLQIEPPQSEQTKWESHQMNSAVFKFGAKDRKNQEEYDLLLDDMIMFTDEPFKMSGSNEESLLASSSNENEKKKVLTTIEEVQKSLPIYRLKEKLMRAIRDHQILIIEGETGSGKTTQLPQYLYEAGYADNDKIIGCTQPRRVAAMSVAARVAHEMAVKLGNEVGYAIRFEDCTSQRTRIKYMTDGTLHREFLSQPDLESYSVMIIDEAHERTLHTDILFGLVKDIARFRPELKLLISSATLDADKFRAFFDGAAVFKIPGRRFPVDIYYTTAPEADYIDACVVTILQIHATQGNGDILVFLPGQEEIESCHEILQDRTRRLGAKLRELLILPVYANLPSDMQAKIFQPTPKGARKVVLATNIAETSLTIDNIVFVIDPGYAKQNHFNAKTGMESLMVVPISKASANQRAGRAGRVSAGSCFRLYTQDIFHLEMEDNTIPEIQRINLGNAVLTLKALGINDLIHFDFLDPPPPQTLVLALEQLYALGALNHHGELTKLGRRMAEFPLDPMMAKMLIASEKYRCSDEIASIASMLSVNGAIFYRPKDKIIHADTAKQNFHVPGSDHMTLLNVYNQWQQSDFSIQWCYENFIQHKSMKRARDVREQLIGLMERVEMEIISGISETINIRKAITSGYFYHVARLSKAGNYKTAKHNQTVSIHPNSSLFQELPRWVVYHELLYTTKEYMRQITEIESKWLLEVAPHYYKPKELEDSTNKKMPKVAGRAVPDGTN, encoded by the coding sequence ATGAGTAGCTACAGAAAAAGAGAACcatcaaatgatgatgatgatagtaatAGTGATGAGGATCGTCGTTTAAAAGACATAAAAGAACGTGATGAATTTGCAAATCGTTTAAGATCAAAAGATGATTCAAAAGTAcgtaaaataacaacaacaacatcaggTAGTTCAAATGCAGCTGAAGCAGCAAAACGTATTAAATTAATGGAAACAGAAAATCGTGATAAAATGATGCCAAAATTACGTATTGAATCACGACGTCAATATCTTGAAAAACGTAAAGAAGATAAAGTTGCTGAATTAGAAGCTGATATACGTGATGATGAGGCACTTTGGGATGATGATGTATTaacacaaaaagaaaaatcagatagagaacataaaaaaaaaatacttcaaaTAGCTGTTGAACATGGAAAAGCTGgtgaacttgaaaaaattcaacgtTATCATATGccacatgaaaataaaaaaaatgaacaagaaAAAGATTCACTTCAAATTGAACCACCACAATCAGAACAAACAAAATGGGAATCACATCAAATGAATTCAGCTGTATTTAAATTTGGTGctaaagatagaaaaaatcaAGAAGAATATGATTTACTTCTTGATGACATGATAATGTTTACTGATGAACCATTTAAAATGTCAGGTTCAAATGAAGAATCATTAttagcatcatcatcaaatgaaaatgaaaaaaaaaaagtattaacaacaattgaagAAGTACAAAAAAGTTTACCAATATATagattgaaagaaaaattaatgcgAGCAATTAGAgatcatcaaatattaataattgaggGCGAAACTGGATCTGGTAAAACAACACAATTACCACAATATCTTTATGAAGCTGGTTAtgctgataatgataaaataattggttGTACACAACCAAGAAGAGTTGCAGCAATGTCAGTTGCAGCTCGTGTTGCACATGAAATGGCTGTTAAACTTGGTAATGAAGTTGGTTATGCAATACGTTTTGAAGATTGTACATCACAAAGAACgcgaataaaatatatgactgATGGTACATTACATCGTGAATTTTTAAGTCAACCAGATCTTGAATCATACAGTGTTATGATTATTGATGAAGCTCATGAAAGAACATTACATACTGATATATTATTTGGTCTTGTTAAAGATATAGCACGTTTTCGTCCAgaacttaaattattaatatcatcagcAACACTTGATGCAGAtaaatttagggctttttttgaTGGGGCAGCAGTATTTAAAATACCTGGACGTAGATTTCcagttgatatttattatacaacaGCACCAGAAGCTGATTATATTGATGCATGTGTTGTAACAATATTACAAATTCATGCAACACAAGGTAATGGTGatatacttgtatttttacCTGGACAAGAAGAAATTGAATCATGTCATGAAATATTACAAGATCGTACACGTAGATTAGGTGCTAAATTACgtgaattattaatacttCCAGTATATGCAAATTTACCAAGTGATATGCAagctaaaatatttcaacCAACACCAAAAGGTGCACGTAAAGTTGTATTAGCAACAAATATTGCTGAAACATcattaacaattgataatattgtatttgttATTGATCCTGGTTATGCTaaacaaaatcattttaatgCTAAAACTGGAATGGAAAGTTTAATGGTTGTACCAATAAGTAAAGCATCAGCAAATCAAAGAGCTGGTAGAGCTGGACGTGTTAGTGCTGGTTCATGTTTTAGATTATATACACAAGATATATTTCATCTTGAAATGGAAGATAATACAATACCAGAAATACAAAGAATAAATCTTGGTAATGCTGTATTAACATTAAAAGCACTTggtattaatgatttaatacaTTTTGATTTTCTTGATCCACCACCACCTCAAACACTTGTATTAGCATTAGAACAATTGTATGCACTTGGTGCATTAAATCATCATGGTGAATTAACAAAACTTGGAAGAAGAATGGCTGAATTTCCACTTGATCCAATGATGGCTAAAATGCTTATTGCAAGTGAAAAATATCGTTGTTCAGATGAAATTGCATCAATTGCATCAATGTTATCAGTTAATGGAGCAATTTTTTATCGtccaaaagataaaattattcatgctGATACAgctaaacaaaattttcatgtacCTGGTAGTGATCATATGACacttttaaatgtttataatcaATGGCAGCAGAGTGATTTTAGTATACAATGgtgttatgaaaattttattcaacataaatcaatgaaaagaGCTAGAGATGTTAGGGAACAACTTATTGGATTAATGGAAAGAGTTGAAATGGAAATTATATCTGGTATTTcagaaacaataaatattagaaaagCAATTACATCtggttatttttatcatgttgCTAGATTATCTAAAGCTGGTAATTATAAAACAGCTAAACACAATCAAACTGTATCAATTCATCCAAATAGTTCATTATTTCAAGAATTACCAAGATGGGTTGTTTATCATGAACTTCTTTATACAACCAAAGAATACATGAGACAAATTACTGAAATTGAAAGTAAATGGTTACTTGAAGTTGCACCACATTATTATAAACCAAAAGAACTTGAAGAttcgacaaataaaaaaatgcctAAAGTTGCTGGACGAGCTGTACCAGATGgtaccaattaa
- the LOC122857670 gene encoding RNA exonuclease 4 isoform X2 — protein MINFFIIICLLTYFFCRLIKYLFNAIVEIFHEENIEKQMLSKMMLPDEAAIYKSTLYSEKLKNTEKSLSTAMKDTKINTDDCCNKKITKGGSNNWQKFKHIATAAKDDSTTTTTTSGQKSASKRQLTNSNNSTINNKRKACNPKNTNQETTMKTNVNMDLENQEITKQIAIDCEMVGVGDGTESIVARVSLVNRHGACIYDKYVKPREKVTDYRTLVSGIRPEDIRNGEDFNVVQKEVAEILKGRILVGHALKHDLTVLFLSHPRRQLRDTSRYSLFRKVSKGNTPSLKKLATELLGIDIQTGEHNSVEDARTAMHLYVLYKNRWESDIHK, from the exons atgattaatttttttattatcatttgtttattaacatattttttttgtcgcttaataaaatatttatttaatgcaaTTGTAGAAATTTTCCATGAGGAAAATATTGAG aaacaAATGCTATCAAAAATGATGCTACCAGATGAGGCAGCTATTTATAAAAGTACTCTTtattctgaaaaattaaaaaacacagAGAAATCATTATCAACAGCAATGAAagatactaaaataaatactgatgattgttgtaataaaaaaataacaaaaggtGGATCAAATAATTggcaaaaatttaaacatattgCAACAGCAGCTAAAGAtgattcaacaacaacaacaacaacatcaggACAAAAATCAGCATCAAAACGGCAATTAACAAATTCAAacaattcaacaataaataataaaagaaaagcaTGTAATCCAAAAAATACA AATCAAGaaacaacaatgaaaacaAATGTAAACATGGATTTAGAAAATcaagaaataacaaaacaaatagCTATTGATTGTGAAATGGTTGGAGTTGGTGATGGTACTGAAAGTATTGTTGCACGTGTATCACTTGTTAATCGTCATGGTGCttgtatatatgataaatatgtTAAACCACGTGAAAAAGTAACAGATTATCGTACACTTGTTAGTGGTATTAGACCAGAAGATATACGTAATGGTGAAGATTTTAATGTTGTACAAAAAGAAGTTGCTGAAATATTAAAAGGACGTATACTTGTTGGTCATGCACTTAAACATGATTtaactgtattatttttatcacatcCAAGAAGACAATTACGTGATACATCACGTTATAGTTTATTTAGAAAAGTATCAAAAGGTAATACAcctagtttaaaaaaattagcaactGAATTACTTGGTATTGATATACAAACTGGTGAACATAATTCAGTTGAAGATGCAAGAACAGCAATGCatttatatgttttatataaaaatagatggGAAAGTGATATACATAAATGA